The following coding sequences lie in one Spinacia oleracea cultivar Varoflay chromosome 1, BTI_SOV_V1, whole genome shotgun sequence genomic window:
- the LOC110782931 gene encoding benzaldehyde dehydrogenase, mitochondrial, which produces MASQKISSFLSRTLASSSIRSLSQQGRTSHCRRVVSRYSTTAATEEPITPPVSVKYTQLLINGEFVDSASGKKLKTYDPRTGNVIAEVAEGDVEDINRAVSAARNAFDEGPWPKMTAYERSKILFKFADLLEQHTDEIAALETWDNGKPYEQAAKVELPMCVRLMRYYAGWADKIHGLTVPADGPYHLQTLHEPIGVVGQIIPWNFPILMFVWKVAPALACGNTIVLKTAEQTPLTALYAAKLLHEAGLPDGVVNVVSGYGPTAGGALASHMDVDKLAFTGSTVTGKLVLEMAAKSNLKPVTLELGGKSPFIVCKDADIDKAVELAHFALFFNQGQCCCAGSRTYVHESVHDEFVEKATARAMQRVVGDPFRKDIEQGPQIDSEQFEKVMQYIRSGIESGAKLETGGERLGSKGYYIQPTVFSNVNEDMLIAQDEIFGPVQSIFKFKELQEVVQRANNTHYGLAAGVFTQDIDTANTLARALRVGTVWVNCYDVFDAAIPFGGYKMSGQGREKGIYCLQNYLQVKAVVTPLKNPAWL; this is translated from the exons ATGGCAAGCCAAAAGATCTCATCTTTCTTATCTCGCACATTGGCTTCTTCCTCCATCCGTTCTCTGTCTCAACAAG GAAGGACTAGTCACTGCAGAAGGGTGGTGAGCAGATACAGCACAACTGCTGCAACTGAGGAACCTATTACTCCACCTGTTAGTGTTAAATACACTCAACTTCTTATCAATGGAGAATTTGTGGATTCTGCATCAG GTAAAAAACTCAAAACATATGATCCTAGGACAGGAAATGTGATTGCTGAGGTTGCTGAGGGTGATGTTGAGGATATCAACCGCGCAGTTTCTGCTGCTCGCAATGCATTTGATGAAGGGCCTTGGCCTAAGATGACTGCTTAT GAAAGGTCAAAAATTCTGTTCAAATTTGCTGATCTACTTGAGCAGCATACTGATGAGATTGCTGCCCTTGAGACTTGGGATAATGGAAAACCATACGAGCAAGCTGCTAAAGTCGAATTACCAATGTGTGTTCGTCTAATGAGATATTATGCTG GATGGGCTGATAAGATACATGGTCTAACTGTTCCTGCTGACGGACCATATCATCTGCAAACTCTGCATGAACCAATAGGTGTAGTAGGCCAGATTATCCCATGGAATTTCCCAATTCTCATGTTTGTGTGGAAGGTTGCACCTGCCTTAGCATGCGGGAATACCATTGTTCTGAAGACTGCAGAACAAACCCCGTTAACTGCACTCTATGCTGCAAAGCTACTCCATGAG GCTGGACTTCCTGATGGTGTAGTAAACGTGGTCTCCGGATATGGTCCTACTGCTGGTGGAGCTCTTGCCTCTCACATGGATGTGGATAAG CTGGCTTTTACCGGATCAACTGTGACAGGGAAACTAGTGCTTGAGATGGCAGCAAAGAGTAATCTAAAGCCAGTGACTTTAGAGCTTGGAGGGAAATCACCATTTATTGTTTGCAAGGATGCTGATATAGACAAGGCAGTTGAATTAGCCCACTTTGCTCTCTTCTTCAACCAG GGACAATGCTGCTGTGCTGGGTCTCGTACATATGTACATGAAAGCGTACATGATGAGTTCGTTGAGAAAGCAACAGCACGTGCTATGCAGCGTGTTGTTGGTGATCCTTTCAGGAAGGACATTGAGCAAGGTCCTCAG ATTGATTCAGAGCAATTCGAGAAGGTAATGCAATACATAAGATCAGGTATCGAGAGTGGAGCTAAGCTAGAAACAGGAGGAGAAAGGTTGGGGTCAAAGGGTTATTACATTCAACCAACTGTTTTCTCTAATGTCAATGAAGACATGTTGATTGCACAGGATGAGATATTTGGTCCTGTTCAATCTATCTTCAAATTCAA GGAATTACAAGAGGTGGTGCAACGAGCCAATAACACTCACTATGGGTTAGCAGCAGGAGTCTTCACCCAAGACATAGACACTGCTAATACATTAGCTCGAGCCTTGAGAGTTGGGACGGTTTGGGTGAACTGCTACGATGTTTTCGATGCAGCCATTCCATTCGGAGGGTACAAGATGAGTGGACAAGGAAGGGAGAAAGGTATATACTGTCTCCAGAACTACTTGCAAGTCAAGGCTGTGGTTACTCCTCTGAAGAATCCTGCATGGTTATAA